In Lycium barbarum isolate Lr01 chromosome 9, ASM1917538v2, whole genome shotgun sequence, the DNA window AAACCACGTGAAATGCACGAACGCATTGATACGAAAGGAATATGTACAGCTCTATAAAAAAGCCCTGTACGGCTCTACATCAGCTAATATAAAATAGCCAAAACTCTCTGCGAGTATTAAGGCTCAACACTAATCTCTCTCTTCATCAAATAGTACTACTAAAATAAATTAGTAGTAGTAGCTGAAAATGGAAAATATATTTTCTACTTCATCAACTACTTCACAGCCAAACACACTTCAAAAACTCCTTCAATATATAATCCATAGTCGTCAAGAATGGTGGGTTTATTCCATCTTCTTTTCAATTTGTGATATAGTTTAAATCGaaatgaaatttaagaaagaaattaagTTTTTTGAAGCTTGTAACATTAAACATAACATATGTGCAGTTATAAAAGTTGAGAACTTGTTCAGCTTATTAGGTCTCTATTTGGAACATATAATAACATGAATACGACAACTCATCTACCCATGAACCAAGTATAAATTTGGAGCCTTAATTTGGTTTACGTTGAGTGGTGTGACTATTCATTCATCTGACAGTGTccaaacatatgcctcttcagtccaaacatatgcctcttcagTGAGTCTGATTCTTAAAATACACAATTTCTTCTAAAGGCTTAATTTGTCAAAGAAAATATACTTCTAGTTAATTATATTGCGGCTCACTGGCTCAACATGTCTTTTCATGTGTTCACCTGATTCTTTTTCATGGCTAAACAtgtagaaataatttttttgtttttgtttccaTTCTTTTTGGGTGGCAGTGAGGTTAGAGAAAAGATCTCTTatcggctctgataccatgttaaattATGCAATCATAGTTTCATCTAAAAATTCAAACTGTTAGATAGGgcttaattttaattatttaattacatTATGACTCAGCAGTAACATCGGGAGATCATCAGAAGGTTGGAAAATGTGGATCACCTTGCCAAGAAGCAGATGTTATAAAGCAAGAAATGGTTATAGGAAACCTAATATCAGATTCAGGCAATTCCGATTTTGAGAGCGAGTCCTCACCTATCAATAATGTTGTCAATCGGTCACGAAAGCGGGGAAAGAAAGGCGATTCAAGCAGTACAATAATAACAAGTCGAGAAACAACGATGGAAATTCACGTGGAGGCCGAgagaaaaagaagggaaaaatTGAACCATCGATTCTATGCTCTACGAAGCGTTGTTCCGTATGTGTCCAAAATGGACAAAGCTTCATTACTAGCAGACGCAGTTACTTATATCAATGAGCTCAAATCTAAAATCGAAGATCTAGAATCCAAATTAATCGATCCCCAGAAAAAACCTATAATTATGGAGCAACATGATTCTTATAGTGAGTCTTCTGTTGTAACTGATCGAGCTAACAATAATAAGTCATTATTTTCGAGCAGCATTAACGGGGCACAAAATGGGATGGAAATTGAGGTGAAAATTATAGGATCGGAAGCCATGATTAGGGTTCAGTCTTTGAATGTGAATCATCCGTGTGCGAGATTGATGAACGTGATGAAAGAGCTGGAGTTTCAGATTTACCATGCAAGTGTTTCCAGTGTTAAAGACTTGATGCTTCAAGATATCGTGATTAGGGTTCCTAATGAGTTATCAAATGAAGAAGCCCCAAAATCCACTATAGTGACAATATTAAGTGTTGCTGAGAATTAGTACTAAGCATATATTACTGCATGCTGGCTTGCTATCTATAGTATACATATGATTATCCGTGTAGTTCAGGGACTCgtgttatatatataaaattgcAAGACATACGCCCCGTGGCATGCCTCATTGATCAGGAaatctatttatctttttctctctttctttgccCTTTTTCATTTTTAACTATAAAATTGCAGGACTTCGAACAATTTATTTGACTaggcatgaaatttaagaaataaataaaaactttcgaaacttgtggtctaaactAGTCATATATTTCTGTGGTTGTAAAtaatttcattaagagtaaaaggaaattatttctaaatataaaaatatatattaaaattGAAATTGTATCagataaattgggacagagagtaATACAATATTATATCAAAAGCAAAAGCCCCCTACAGAGAATAGATACCTCACAGCTAATGTAGTGAAGTAAACACAACAAATAAGACCTGATAATACATAAATACCTCTGGTACTAAATTATCctctttgtaattttttttaactacACACCTTAATTTTGGGAGGCTCTATATATTTGTTCGGAGTGATATTAATTGGAGACAAGTACGGGGAAGAAGTAAACTTCATGATATGTTTACCATTTAAAAGTCTTTCTCTTTGAAAGACCGCATAATAATAAttgttcatttttctttttcattattATTGGTGAATGCGGACTAGAAAGCTGCGACATTATTTGCATAAATTTCAATGATAGCTTGGGGAGACACGTATCTATATAGCAAATGTTGACTGGTAGAAAATTATGCCACGAATAACCgtcaaaagtaattttttttttgtttgtttgtttgggAAAACCATATGAAAGCTAGATATAAGTAAAAGATGCAAAACAATTTCTCGTGCTTAAAGTTCAACCTAATTTGTTTTCggctgtgtatatatatacacacacacattatTAGTTCTGCAAATTATTCCTCTAGTATTGTCAAAATTTGTAGTTCTACGAATAATAGATTGGCCATTTTGTTGATTATATTGCTGAGTTTAGCAGCACGATCAAACCCATAATAGAGAGGCCCTGGAAAAGATAGTAGAGAGGTCGGGCCACCTGCAAAGCCCATAACAAAAAATGAGGTCCGATTGGTGCCCATAAGATAGCAAATGGCTGATTTACACGAACATCCTTTTTAGGCCCACATTTTAATTGGGTCATTCGCACAAAAGTCCTTATtcggggatggtctttaatttttgtctctcaaattgttggtctttaatttttgtcgttCGGTACTTTAAGTGACCGAAAATACCactgagattctgggttcgaatcccagcaaagtatataaaaaaaaaatcgcaaggcagaatttcatAGCAAAATTAGGTCTATTCGAGCAAGACCTAACTTATGTAGAATCACAGCAGAGTAAAAAAAGGAAACAATTCGTAAGGCGTAGTTTctatatagaagtcatgccttgtCTGGCATAACTTTTGCCTTAACGTAGAACTACAGAAGTTATGCTTTATACGACCTAACTTGGAACTGCTGCATTTTTGCGAAACCTAGCCTTgcgaaaatgtttttttttttttactaagccgGAATTCTAACCCAAATCTTCGAGGTATTTTAGACCACtttttaggcgaagggaaaaaattaaagaccagcaatttgaggggcaaaaattaaagaccagcgcattTGAAGagaaatccgtgcaaaaaaaaatgatttaaatttGTCCCTATTTTAAAAAGTTGTGCAAATTTAACCTTTGGAAAATTACTCGTTCAAATAACATCAAACCTGAGTATAATGTTTGCATTTATATCTCAAAACTTACAGACAAAACTTTAGACTGCTGTCGGAGGCGGAACCATGATTTTAATTTTATGGGTTCTGAattttagaaaaataattttcaagtGCTAATAATTGAGTTCTAAGTTTCGTATTATACATAAATTTTTAAACACAAATACACTTTTTGGAGCGAAAGCTACTAGGTTCGGCTGATCTCGTATTCAGATTTCTGAAACTGTCCTGATTGTCGCCTAACATTTGCAATATGTACAAAAATTAAACTGTCGCCTAACGTCTACTCAGAAAACTTTTACTTTGCTCAAAAGCGGTCATAAGACCATGATCTAAAAGTTCCATAAGTTACAAAAGATGTAAAAAGAGGTTCATTTACTAAACAGTTGTCCAAAAAAGGATAATTGGTGAAATTTTCTTAATTTAAACAGTCACCATTTGAGAAAGCGAAAATCATTAGAAAGGCCATAACTTTCTTAAGAAGAGGCATAACTTCAGTGTAAATTGTTTATAAGTTCTGCCCATACATTATTACCAAGTTATGATGGTTACTGGTTAGACACAATTTTGCTGTTCAAATACCCGAAAACTTCATCAATTTTTGTAAATCTCTCTAAGATGAAGTATCTAATCATAGCACACAAGATGGAAAATACCTCATAACTTAACTAAAAGTTGTTGGTTAAATAATTTGTTCTTAATTTTTATACTGACAATATAAAAAACTTTTATAATACTTAGatcattaaaaaagaaaaagaaaaagaaattatatGTGTTATGTATATTAAAgctggtgtaacgacccgtttggtcgttattgtgtTTTTTTACCCTTTTTCCCCTAGCTTGTTAGAGCGTGTTTGACTCGTGGGGATGGATAGCACAGTTCCCGAGGTGATAGGGATTGGTTTGAGGAGTTTATAAGCCCTTAAGTTGAATAAGCAAAAAagtgttgaccaatagttgacttttaggtagtTGTGTTCTTTTGTGAGTTTCGTTGGTTCCATTAGATCCGGATGGTTGATTATGAGGTGTTAGGGTATAGTTTgttcggttcccgaggcactcGGGGGTGTTTTGGGCTATTGGATGGAAACCTTGTTTTGGGGGTTCCgggttgaccgggtcaagatTACCTATTTTGGGAATTTTGGGTGTGCGGGTGAGTTCGTTGCATGTTTTTGCATATGGTTGTATGTCCAGTTGTATCCGTGAGGTCTCGGATGGATGTCGGGATTTTTGGTTGAAACGTGGTGAAGACTAGATTTTCTGATGTCTCGCCTCTGCGAGAGTGTTTTTGCCTCTACCGGTCCGCCCAAGCTGGACTTGGCTCGCAGACACGATTGTTGTGTCATTTAATGAGGTCCGCCTCAGCAGACTGTTATCCACCGAGGCAGGATGACATAAGCGGAATTGTATCCGCAGGAGCGAAGATTGTTGAATCAGAAAGCTTTTTATTTCCTATTTCGAACCCCCATTCAAAAAGTTGAAACCCTAAAGAGTTTTGGAGGCAATTTGAGGAGCTTTAAAGTTGAATCATCTTCGAGTAAATTCCCCTGACCTTGATTTATGTTTATTTACTTTTTAAGTTAGAATCTACGATGAAATTAATGGGATTAGTTGGGGAAGATGGGTTTACAAACCCAATGTTAATGTTTGAATCTTAAGTTATGAATATGGGTTTATTTGGTGAATATTGTTTTCATAAACATGGGAACTAGTGAATTAGTAGATTATGGGAAGCTTGAATCTCTATTCTGTTTAAGAAATTGTTTAAAGGAAGCTAGGGTTTTATCTTAAATTGGGGTTTTTCGATCAAATGTTGAAATTGATCATTAATTGAGTTTATTCAGCAATTGGGGAATTGTACTAAGCTTCTTGAACGTTGGGTTACTGTTTTTAATTTTGAAATccccattttacccttatgggcTCGATTTCCTCTTTTGAAGTCTAATCTTCGATTCGAATAAGCCTATagaaatatgggtatcattggtaTTTTTTTCTAACTTAGATTATGATATTCACTATACTTCGGTTATTCGAAAGCTCCTCGGAAGGGCAAAGCTCACGTTTGATTGTTCATGGTCCCAGCTccgcattgaggtaggttacaacttactttagttagactttgattagtgaaatgtatgtatgcatagaattgacgggagaaagcatgattaggcctCCACACatgatgttgggatggatatacatttaggttggtatgacttctgattatgtgggttgGTCGCTGTTATTTTATGCATTGTGACATATGGTGTGCTTGTTTATGTGGTTGGAGTGCTGTGATGTGATAGATTCACTATGGTGATTGAAAGTTGATGTTGATTCCATTTCCATGGTTGTTGTGATTTATGCAAGACTTGATATGGCGCTTCTGGTGCTTTATGATTTCCATAGCATATTCATTGGCACTAATCTAATTGATTTCTCatttttgcattcatacattcatgcatgatggaaatgtaGTGGCAAATAGTTTGATGAAAGAATCGTGGAACAATTGATGGAAAAAAGTTATGGAAATGTTTGAAAAGAGAGTGAAAGATGAGACTCACCTCTAGGCTTTGTGCGGAGTGGCTGGTTTGTGAAAGTCACCTCTGGGATTTGTGTGGAGTGGCTAGTATTGTGAAAATCATCTTTGGGAtttgtgcggagtgactggtacatggatgTCATggatcccctgcaggtcatgactgccgagacgtcgatatttcgtCCGGAACATGTATATACAGATTGAGATATTAGCCATTGCATTGCATGACACCCATTTCATTGCATTGAATACATCATTATCACATTTTACATAGATTGACTGGATTTGTTAGTTGTATTTGTGAATGTGGTTACTATGAGGTAATATTggaaacttggcagacttgtgtttagaTGCTTCACCTTAGGCGATGATTCAGTTATTTGATATTATGTGACTTGAGTGGttattatgtgcctatctgtttatcttgttgattttgtgcCTTACATGcgtaaactaatcttagtcggcctatgatgcttaccaatacttgttatttgtactgatgctaccttgctcgattcttttttgagtgcagagtttgttacaTATTCCACATCAGGCCCTCATGTGTGAGTTTCATGATGCAGTCAGTTGGAGTTTTCAGGATGAGCCATGTTCCGATCCGCTACCCGAAAAACTCTTCTATCATGATATATGTCCCTTGTATTCGAGACAAAATtgttcagacttgatgtatttctACTATTCAGACTTATGCGCTtacttagtagctcttgtactgcgACTTGACCAGATTCCTTGGGTAGTATTTGTATTTCCGTACTTATTTACTTTAATAGTCTTGTGAAGCCCGTGCTAAGTCCAGGCCCAAGATCTAGGCTGATAATTCCACAATAGTTTAAATTAGAAAAGAGATAATTTAATATATGGTAAGCAAATATAGTTGGATGTAtttaaaatactttttaaaataaaaaaaataaaaatggctATAAGAGTTTGACCATTTAGTTTTGTTTTTCTTCACAATTGTTCCGAAAAAATTCTACTCGCTCCGTTTctatttaagtgtcttagtttgactgtgcacaaggtttaaaaaataaaaaaaaacttttgaattttGTTGTCTTAAACTTGAAACGTAGAATTTTGGAATTGAAAAACTtatttaaatatagaaagatgcatTCTTTTTTGGACAACCCACAAAAAAAAAGCGCTTAAATTAGGACGAAGGGTATATTATTTCAGCTAAGATTTCGATATATAGAATGATCCTTTTATTTCTCATCACAGATTcttgctttattttcttaaaagaaTCTCATATCACCGTAAAATTCGATGTTTATCTAAACTAAAACGATTAAAGAGTTAGAAAAGACAAATAACAAAATTAAACTTCAAAAGTTACAAAATTGTTAAAAAGTTAAaagtaattaaaaataaaaatgcaaAGATGGGATTAAGGAGCTGCCCACTTATTAGACACAGTTACATCCCTTTCCGTTTTATTCTCCTCCACCCCTAACTTAattaagcaaattgaatgaaatgtaaagttctttttcttttattttcagaGATCTTGATATAATAATTCTTAAAAAGTTTGATACCGTAATATACTTCAGTGCAAAatctaaaaaacaaaaaaaagttgCTAGAAGGACTTGTGGTTTACATATGCGCGATTAGTAACAACCATGTTTTATGAACTATCCGATTCAAGAAAAAAAGTATCAAATTATACATTCTacattttttcttttgttgaggAATTAGTGAACTTACTTATAAATaagacaaaatttaaaatttaagaaattgaTACTTTATACTGATGTTAGTATATCTTAATTCAAATTAAATCATATATATCTAAAATATGAAAAGTAactatttttcttaatttaaactttcttttttctttcaaaaaatgcATGTGAGAAAATAACATTTCCCCCCTTTTTTTCTTGAAGTCTAAATGGAATAATAATTTGTAAACTTTTCGTCaataataatattataaatctGCTATTAGTCTCGATAAAGTTAGGATCAactaaatttaaataattaaatcatgTCTCAATACAACAACGtacctaattttttttatttgttctcgcttttatttttctaaaggatcgattttttttttcctattatgTTAAAATATCCTacctaaatttatattttcaaaataaaagattAGATCAAGAGAAATTTAATTATAATATTAGAATTTATAAAGTGAAAATATCATTTAAAGACTTCTCTCTCAATACCAAATGAGGTCTTCAAAGTTATTAATATCATAGAGTTTTTGTCTTTGTGGATATTTATTTCTTTTAGATGACATCATCATCATTCACAACTTTTTAAGCATTTTAAACAGTCTTAAACTTTTTTATATTTACCTAATTGAAAGTGACAACCTAAGTAATAAAGGAATAAAATAGGGCTAAATATATGACACAAAAACAGTCAGGTACATACTTCACCTACAAAAAGTTGAACTAAGGGGCCATGTAATTACCAAAAAAGTTTGGAAGTGTTTTGATTTATTTGGAACATACTTTGGTATATCATGCAATAAAAAGCAAGTACGAGGCCAAATTTGGAAGAGCCCTTATTTTGATTAACAAGATGCTCAACTAAATAGTTGAGATACAACTAAGAACTGCAAAAATAAATGGATTGCCCCTCGTTATATATAGTAATATGTCATGGAGACTGCTTAGAAAGTTATGTTTCTTTTGGTATGCTTAATTTAAATGTTGAATAAGGGAAGCGTTCGCCACCGGGGGGCCAAGCAGTTAGCGTGAGTGCCCGCTCGACCCACGAGTTGGATCGTGACAGCTAGATGGATAACCTTAAACAGAGAGAAATTTGTCGATTTATGCATGAGCAGCCCTTAGCAAAATTATCATGTGATGTTGAAATCTACAGGTAACCCATCAATAGCAGGGTTGAAATTTAGTTAATTAGGTTCTATGTGATAATCATAGTCTCTAAAGTCCTAGTTAGTGAGATCTAAATTATATTCAAAATATCTTCGAGATTTTTGGAAGAAAAGACTAACATACGTCCACCTTGAATCAAAGTGTCTCCATTGCTATATTATTGTAATAGGCAACTAACTAAGAAAACATTCACAACGTAATGACATCGAGAAATTAAATAATCCACCAGCAAACTAATTCACCCATAATTTCAAAATATAACCAACTCCATTTCTCATGTTTTGATGATGGGAGCATGATGAATATTTTGATGTAAGATATTTCAAACACAATCAAAATGTTTATAAATAGTACTATCATTTAGCAGCCAGCATGCAGAGCATCAAACAGTTACTCAAGAAGATAAATGCtttaaagaaacaaagaaagtTGATTGTTTGTTAGGAAAATATGGGACTCCTAAATGTTAGAACAAGgatgataataataaaagaaatccaaaataaacttgcttggcttagaggcacgttaagacgtttcttgaagatagttggagtctctcccacgagcaaacggaagaataaataacaactctATCTTCGGGATTCAACTAAGCCACAACAAGTAGCATTCAAGAAAGTTGCTCTTCTATTCTTGAATTGGTGATTTCATCTTTTGATCAATGTCTCTTTAAAGTTATTAGGGgaaattgttttcttgaagtgcttgccttttccaaaagaatgaagcactatttataggataaaaattacataacataaaagttttcattaaataggatttaaaataggttcatgaatttttcttaaaatacatGCAACTTTCATGTAACTTTCAAGAATCTAAAACGTAAAATACTAAATGAAGAATGTATCTTCAAATTCACATTCATTTAGTTTGGAAAACTTTTATCAGATGAaatgtttcaaaattaattaaaacattaacTTAACACTAAATAGGAAGTCAAACACATCTGCGCAACACAAAGTTATCCTACAGTCTTAAAAATTGACATTATAGGGGTAAATCCCTGCTATGGGATCAAGCATGTTGGCTACAGAGAGGCCCACATGGTTGCATATGCAATGTTCAAATTTTCCAACAACCTTGACCAAGAAAGGTTCATCTACCAATACAGAGATCTGCCAGCTGAAGCTCTAGGACTTTTACGCATGGATAAAATAAGCCTTTCATAATATTTCAGGATCAGGCCAGCAAAGCATATATGCAAGGTGGTATTTTGAACCACCTTAGATGGATAAGTTCCGGCTGGTCAAGCTGGATCTTGACTTAGTTGTGAACAATATTTTGGTGCTCTATTATGTTATGTTGTAGCTGAGAATAATTCATAAGCTATTTCTGATAGTTGTAGGCTATAATGTACATGTTTCTTGCCTTAGTATAGTTTCCTGATACTAGGAATCTAGGATAGAAGAGGTAAGGTTTATGCCTTCCTCCTTGCATTGCAATTCTGTTGGTTTTCAATTAACAAGGTAGGGGTTTATGTCAAACCCTGGCCTCCAGCACTACAGGAGATGAAAACCTAGGTGAGTAGTTTAttgaaaaaaaatacatttttataggtaaaaagggtcaaattttccCTTGTACGGTTTGCAATTGGGCAACTTGATGCATCATTAATTTGTAATATAGTACCCCCGATATCGGGAAAAGTCTCATATTTTTCCTTCGACCCCTCACCGAGCTCCAATTTGAGGGTTATTTTTAAATCATAGTCAGAAAATTGAGGGGTAAATTAAACCTTTTTTAAAGAATTTGGACCCACCTAGCTAGCGTCTATTTCACGCTGGAGCAAATACGAGATTATTTGTTAACAATAAGATTATGAATGAGCAAAAATTATAAGAAATCGAACAATACCGAATAGTACAAGTCCACACTAGTTCCACGATCTCTTTCATTTACTCATTCTTTGGTAATAAAATAGGTATAGGCAGAGGTACATAGAAGGCAGTGGGTAGGTGCACCCCTTGCCTCCGACTAACCCAATCATTTAGGGAAATATTTTTAGAATATATTTATGTTAAGTTCAAATTCATCGTTGCAAAGATTTTTGTATGTAATAATACTGGCCCTGATTTAAAATTCCGAATTCACTTTATGCATAGGGAGCGACCCATCTACCCCCCAATGTGTAATGAACGTTATTAGAAATAATTATAGCAGAACAATTCCCAGTGTAACTAGAAAATAACCAAGTTCATTGAATAATTTTGACGCACtatgatacaaaaaaaaaaaaaaaaaaaaaaaaaagagcagccCACATGAACCATATGCTTTTAACAGTTAAATTCGATTTTTTCTCTATTTGTTCCCTTACATGATACACGACCATCTAGATGGCTGATAGCGACTGATTCTTATACTTTGCTTAATTAGTAGTATTAATTATTAGGTTAATGAACGGGCTAGAATTAATCTAGCCAAGACCCAAAAATGATCTTGGATAAAAGCCACTCGTACTACCTTCAatattttatttagttatataGTTTAATCGACCagactttttctttttatatggaTCCGTCGCTGTCACtgactagattttcagatatacTTTAACTTTAATAAATCCTTCTTTTAAAATAAATTTCTAAAGGCAATTAGTAGACTAAATTGCACACATGAATGTTACATTTCCACAGTGTGGTTACACGGGTCGTAACGTACATAAATTTTTATTTTGTGATTGCGGTTAATTAATATGAATTCTAACATTATTAAATTCCTTAACCATAATAGTTTATATGATTTCTTATTGATACTATGTGTGACTAAGTTTCAATCGAATTCCCAAGAGAGTGATCTTTTTAAAACCCTCAAATTTCTGAACATAGAAATAAATAACAGCTTCTATCGATCTATATATGCTGATGGTTTACGTTCTATTAGTGAGACAGCTAAAAAAAGGGAAAGTAgagaatctattttttttttaaaagttactaGACGCTTCTACTGATGTAAATGTTTGAAAAAGATATACTTTGTTGCAGTATTCTAACAGGCATTACTCAATATTAGTGAGAACGAGACAGAGAATGTGCAAAATTCAACGAATTATATACACGACAGCTAAAAAATGGGAAAGTagagaatctttttttttttttttttaaagttactaGAAGCTTCTACTGATGTAAATGTTCGAAAAAGATATACTTTGTTACAGTATTCTAACAGGCATTACTCAATATTGGTGAGAACGAGACAGAGAATGTGCAAAATTCAACGAATTATATACACACAGTGGGCAAGCAAAGAAAGTGAGTTGGCAAATGATAACGCGTAGAATGATAATTAAATTGTTTGACCATCTCATCTAATAGTAAAATTATTGATATTGTTTTTGAGACATATTAAAAAGGAAGAAGCGTGTTATATAAATTGGGATAGAAAAAgtactttattttatttaatcATATTTCTTTAACATATTCTCTCACGTTCGGATTTGATTTTTTTAATGAGTCAAACACATGCAAATTCTTTATTGTATTAACTAACGGAGTTGCAAATATTCAAAATTATCATGATGGTCTTATTAAGAGTTGGGGCTAAGGTGGTGCATCACATCCTCAATTGTTCACTTGTTAATTAAGACAACATATTCCTGAGTTAGAAAATGGAAGTTGTCCCAATGCAACTTAATTAGAAATGAGTAATGTTACACGTTATTAATTTCAGGATTGGTATTCTAATTTCCTGCTATATTCGTCATGCAAAATTAGGGAATGGTGACGACTGAAGAGTTAATGAGAATTAACTAGTTGAACGAAACACAGCCAAAATCGACAAGAATCCTATGATAGATTGAGTGGACtaagaaataattaattaattccgTACTAAAAGAGAGTCTTCTCCAGCACGTCCTTAGGAAGATAAAAGGCTTAATTAAGTATCATCATGTTGTTAATCTCTAAATTAGAAAATATTGTAATCAAATAGTTATTTGTAATGAATAACCGTGTTTAAGCAAGTGAAAATGCATCCATTAGATGACTATAGTGCCTAAAACACTAATTAAATTTGGACGGAGCAATTCGAGGAAAGAGAAAAAGAGATTTGAATGGTCAAGTATTTCTATAAAGTACTTTATATGTAGACTTTAAGTTTTATAAGTAAATAATTTATTATTCAATCAGATTATCAAAAAGATATCTACAAGTAAGCCTATTTTATAatataaaatttcaaattttaaaaattagaTATGTTGCTCAAACTCTTATACATTATATAAACTTAGATAACTAGAAAACGTTTGAATAGTGTCTTACACCTTAAAAATTGGGCGAATATCTTGAATCCAATAACTTTACTGTTATAAGCTCATGTTTGACTAAGTCAAGGCACGTGCATGTATAAACAAATACCCCTTTTCTTTTGGAGAGTACTCTCCACCATATATGTGTGAAATCAATTATTCCTCGTTTGGCTCTGTTAGTACGGGTCAATAGTTCAAAACTTTTATTACTTTGAGGAGGTGGGAATGTCCAGCTCTATTTTTGTTGTTTGAGGAGATTCAGTTTTATGTTGCCCTCCTTATTTGTGTATTCACTTTCTGGATATTTATTTCCAGAATAGGGGTCGATGTCAAATTCTCCACACGTAGGTGGATTGAATAAAAAAAAGTTCACTACCCTTTTATTCCCATCTTCCATTTGATGTGACTTTATCATTGAGAAAACATGAACCTTTTTTTGATATTTGACATTTCCCA includes these proteins:
- the LOC132612333 gene encoding transcription factor bHLH14-like is translated as MVIGNLISDSGNSDFESESSPINNVVNRSRKRGKKGDSSSTIITSRETTMEIHVEAERKRREKLNHRFYALRSVVPYVSKMDKASLLADAVTYINELKSKIEDLESKLIDPQKKPIIMEQHDSYSESSVVTDRANNNKSLFSSSINGAQNGMEIEVKIIGSEAMIRVQSLNVNHPCARLMNVMKELEFQIYHASVSSVKDLMLQDIVIRVPNELSNEEAPKSTIVTILSVAEN